From one Thermatribacter velox genomic stretch:
- a CDS encoding helix-turn-helix domain-containing protein, translated as MFFDQNGSVHQKNFMELMNMLDRKKLGAKLKEIRKMRGYSLRDLEELCGVSRTTTSLYERGKMENISLATLEKIAKVLKIDLGRLLAECGDENFKLQETSEEFDTLFFARVSELSPQAKQNILSYLEFLLEQEGKGKKQRRKRRVKEQEG; from the coding sequence ATGTTCTTTGACCAAAATGGAAGTGTGCACCAGAAAAATTTTATGGAGTTGATGAACATGCTTGACAGGAAGAAGCTGGGAGCAAAGCTTAAGGAAATACGCAAAATGCGGGGTTATTCTCTGCGCGACCTGGAAGAGCTGTGTGGGGTTTCCCGAACCACCACTTCGCTTTACGAGCGGGGAAAAATGGAAAACATCAGCTTGGCAACTTTGGAGAAAATCGCCAAAGTGCTGAAAATCGACCTGGGAAGACTGCTTGCTGAGTGCGGAGATGAAAACTTCAAACTCCAGGAAACCAGTGAAGAATTTGACACTCTCTTTTTTGCGCGGGTTTCCGAGCTCTCGCCTCAAGCCAAGCAGAACATTCTCTCGTATCTCGAATTTCTGCTGGAGCAGGAAGGCAAAGGCAAAAAGCAAAGAAGAAAACGCAGAGTTAAGGAGCAAGAAGGCTAA
- a CDS encoding RNA polymerase sigma factor, translating into MDEREAEYFEELLRSEGLYLKRHRREVQAFSWVLEQATYEKEDAEDSGCGEIEIPFRVLSPMQQEVIYCLFYDMRSLNETAKHLNISRSSVKVHRDRALKKLREELEERGMTGLQGAFGKARSFESE; encoded by the coding sequence GTGGATGAGCGGGAGGCTGAATATTTCGAAGAACTGCTCCGCAGTGAAGGTCTGTATTTAAAGCGCCACCGCAGGGAAGTGCAGGCTTTTTCCTGGGTGCTTGAGCAAGCAACATACGAAAAAGAGGACGCAGAGGACAGCGGTTGCGGGGAAATTGAGATTCCTTTTCGGGTGCTCTCACCCATGCAGCAGGAGGTAATTTACTGCCTGTTTTACGACATGCGCAGCCTGAACGAGACGGCAAAGCATCTGAACATTTCGCGAAGCAGTGTGAAGGTGCACCGGGACCGGGCGCTTAAAAAACTGCGGGAAGAGTTGGAAGAAAGAGGAATGACCGGCTTACAGGGAGCATTCGGAAAAGCCCGCTCTTTTGAAAGTGAATGA
- a CDS encoding ATP-binding protein: protein MSTPVSSPPCCIFCGRPFREQALPEHLLRLPGIGEKLRYVPQCDCYRKEREKEERRRREEEARRLQEEHFAELFKRSRLAPRFAKRTLSSFHPRDARQEEVLQVFSDYLCSFGEVRSKELNGIYLFGAPARGKTHLAAGLVNELLQQGVFCIYAKCAELPPSLRAHFRDGEKEKVITPLLEAELLVLDDLGAEERRDWFFDDLYRILDHRMEWLLPTVITSNLSPAEVCARYGKRIASRIERMCKILEV, encoded by the coding sequence ATGAGTACCCCTGTTTCCTCACCTCCATGCTGTATCTTCTGCGGCAGGCCTTTCAGGGAGCAGGCTCTTCCTGAGCATCTGCTTCGGCTTCCCGGAATAGGGGAGAAGTTGCGTTACGTTCCCCAGTGTGACTGCTACCGCAAGGAAAGAGAGAAAGAAGAGAGGAGGCGCAGAGAAGAGGAAGCCCGCCGGCTGCAAGAGGAGCACTTTGCGGAGCTTTTCAAAAGGTCTCGCCTAGCTCCTCGTTTTGCAAAAAGGACCCTGTCCAGTTTTCATCCCCGGGACGCCAGGCAAGAAGAAGTGCTCCAGGTCTTTAGCGATTACCTGTGCTCTTTTGGGGAAGTGCGGAGCAAAGAACTCAACGGCATTTACCTTTTCGGTGCTCCTGCCCGAGGCAAAACCCACCTTGCAGCAGGTCTGGTGAACGAGCTTTTACAGCAGGGTGTGTTCTGCATTTATGCAAAGTGTGCGGAGCTTCCGCCTTCCCTGCGTGCGCACTTTCGGGATGGCGAAAAAGAAAAGGTAATTACTCCCTTGCTGGAAGCAGAGCTTTTGGTGCTCGATGATTTAGGAGCGGAAGAGCGCCGGGACTGGTTTTTTGATGATTTATACCGCATCCTTGATCACCGCATGGAGTGGCTGCTTCCTACGGTAATTACCTCTAACCTTTCACCTGCGGAAGTGTGTGCGCGCTACGGAAAAAGAATTGCTTCACGCATTGAGAGAATGTGCAAAATCCTGGAGGTCTGA
- a CDS encoding helix-turn-helix domain-containing protein, producing the protein MQTFIKLPHEVVVRLGEIACERKCPSVFPVYLALLFHADRKGKCFPSYGRIKEVSGISSDASVRKALRILEECGLIRREKRHGMHGNSIYYLQTSLNEETLSEEHTSINEECTLLNGEHTSMSEAPNFNQCSPKLQPLKSQTSMVEEELYSFNYNHLTISHLTKGKNENEREKARTYQPFAEREKWEKKIKEAMSALLGRDIVPLEQYFLEKALFSIPGEELLQFLEERYLSHPQEFKEQGLFILEEIS; encoded by the coding sequence ATGCAAACTTTTATCAAGCTACCCCATGAAGTAGTGGTGAGGCTGGGGGAAATTGCTTGTGAAAGAAAGTGTCCTTCCGTGTTTCCAGTTTACCTAGCCCTACTTTTTCATGCTGACCGGAAAGGCAAGTGCTTTCCCAGTTATGGGCGGATAAAGGAAGTGTCGGGGATAAGCTCTGATGCATCAGTGAGAAAAGCCCTGCGCATTCTTGAAGAGTGCGGCCTGATCAGGAGGGAGAAAAGGCACGGTATGCACGGAAACAGTATCTACTACCTCCAAACTTCACTCAATGAAGAAACACTCAGTGAAGAACACACTTCAATCAATGAAGAATGCACTTTGCTCAATGGAGAACACACTTCAATGAGTGAAGCGCCAAACTTCAATCAATGTAGTCCTAAACTTCAACCATTGAAGAGCCAAACTTCAATGGTTGAAGAGGAACTATATTCATTTAACTATAACCATTTAACTATCTCTCATTTAACTAAAGGGAAAAACGAGAATGAGAGAGAGAAAGCAAGAACTTACCAACCTTTTGCTGAACGAGAGAAATGGGAGAAGAAAATCAAAGAAGCGATGAGCGCTTTGCTCGGCAGAGATATTGTTCCCTTAGAGCAGTACTTCTTAGAGAAAGCCCTTTTTTCCATTCCCGGTGAAGAGCTTCTGCAGTTTCTGGAGGAGCGCTACCTCAGCCACCCCCAGGAATTCAAAGAGCAGGGCCTTTTCATCCTGGAGGAAATCAGCTGA
- a CDS encoding ATP-binding cassette domain-containing protein, whose protein sequence is MGLKDSVYKRITLLSGGQKQRVAIARALLNDPQLLLADEPTGALDTRTGEQVLELLGGVVG, encoded by the coding sequence GTGGGGCTCAAAGACTCCGTTTACAAGCGGATTACCCTGCTTTCTGGTGGTCAAAAGCAGCGGGTGGCCATTGCCCGGGCTCTTTTAAATGATCCCCAGCTACTCCTGGCTGATGAGCCTACTGGGGCCCTGGATACCAGGACTGGAGAACAGGTTCTGGAGCTTCTTGGTGGAGTGGTCGGTTAG
- a CDS encoding ImmA/IrrE family metallo-endopeptidase yields the protein MFWTGYIVEERAKQFDQVNSLPEAVMLAESQGVVVDWWDLAEVRGMLVQIPGGKPHICVNERLSEPEQAQVVLHELGHFLLHWNHFFRPLMLGHEHQLLREDREADYFAWCLMSESLREAYLQAKEGWEYP from the coding sequence GTGTTCTGGACTGGATACATCGTGGAAGAGCGGGCGAAACAATTTGACCAGGTGAACTCCCTCCCGGAAGCGGTGATGCTTGCCGAAAGTCAGGGAGTTGTGGTTGACTGGTGGGACCTTGCCGAAGTGCGGGGTATGCTGGTGCAAATTCCGGGAGGCAAGCCCCACATCTGTGTGAACGAGCGCTTGAGCGAGCCGGAACAGGCCCAGGTGGTCCTCCATGAGCTGGGGCATTTTCTTTTGCACTGGAACCACTTCTTCCGCCCCCTCATGCTGGGACACGAACACCAACTGCTCCGGGAAGACCGGGAAGCAGACTATTTTGCCTGGTGCCTGATGAGCGAAAGCCTGCGGGAAGCCTACTTGCAGGCAAAGGAGGGCTGGGAATATCCCTGA
- the arsB gene encoding ACR3 family arsenite efflux transporter, with protein MKNNTQNTPQEARTLGFFERYLTLWVALCILGGILLGKVAPNVAKTLDGMAIYVGEAPVVSIPIAICLFFMMYPIMVKIDFANVLKAGKNLKPVGLTLFINWAVKPFTMYAIAIFFLGFLFRGLIGSEAVDYVKMPFGLDLPVGATYGVGRVVMVEGLKMLAVPLWRSYLAGCVLLGIAPCTAMVLVWSYLARGNDAHTLVMVAINSLTMLLLYGPLGGFLLGVSRLPVPWQALLLSISIYVALPLVAGYFTRKSIITRKGEEWFKEKFLHLLTPITIVALLITLVLLFSFKGEVILDNPLTILWIAIPLFIQTNLIFWLGYFLARLLKLNYEDAAPSAMIGASNHFEVAIATSTMIFGLSSGASLATVVGVLIEVPVMLLLVRICLRTSHWFTREEEVMVAREAFEEA; from the coding sequence ATGAAAAATAACACTCAGAATACTCCTCAGGAAGCAAGAACGCTGGGGTTTTTTGAGCGCTACCTCACCCTTTGGGTAGCTTTGTGTATCCTGGGCGGAATCCTGCTTGGAAAAGTTGCGCCCAACGTAGCCAAGACTTTGGACGGTATGGCAATTTACGTTGGTGAAGCCCCGGTAGTCTCTATTCCCATTGCCATTTGTCTCTTTTTCATGATGTACCCCATCATGGTCAAAATTGATTTTGCCAACGTCTTGAAAGCGGGGAAAAACCTCAAACCGGTGGGCTTGACTCTGTTCATCAACTGGGCTGTGAAGCCTTTCACGATGTACGCCATCGCCATCTTTTTCCTGGGCTTTCTCTTTCGGGGACTGATAGGAAGCGAGGCCGTCGATTACGTGAAAATGCCCTTTGGCCTTGACCTTCCTGTAGGTGCTACCTACGGAGTGGGTAGGGTGGTCATGGTTGAAGGGCTGAAAATGCTTGCCGTACCCCTGTGGCGCTCGTATCTCGCTGGTTGCGTGCTTTTGGGCATTGCACCCTGCACAGCCATGGTGCTTGTGTGGAGCTATCTGGCCCGGGGCAATGACGCCCACACCCTGGTCATGGTGGCCATCAACTCCCTGACCATGCTCCTCCTTTATGGTCCTTTGGGAGGGTTTTTGCTCGGCGTGAGCCGTCTTCCCGTTCCCTGGCAGGCACTGCTCCTTTCCATAAGCATTTACGTAGCACTTCCGCTGGTTGCCGGATATTTTACACGAAAAAGCATTATCACAAGGAAGGGCGAAGAGTGGTTCAAAGAAAAGTTCCTGCACCTTTTAACACCCATTACCATCGTTGCGCTACTTATCACTCTGGTGCTCCTTTTCTCCTTCAAGGGAGAAGTAATCCTTGACAACCCCCTCACCATCCTGTGGATTGCCATTCCCCTTTTCATCCAGACTAACTTGATTTTCTGGCTCGGTTACTTCCTGGCCCGGCTTTTGAAACTCAACTATGAAGATGCTGCACCTTCGGCAATGATTGGTGCTTCCAACCACTTTGAGGTAGCCATCGCCACCTCCACCATGATTTTTGGGCTTTCCTCAGGAGCTTCCTTAGCCACCGTGGTGGGCGTACTGATTGAAGTTCCGGTGATGCTTTTGCTGGTGCGTATTTGCTTGCGAACCAGCCACTGGTTCACCCGGGAAGAAGAGGTTATGGTGGCTCGAGAAGCCTTTGAGGAAGCTTGA
- a CDS encoding ArsR/SmtB family transcription factor, translated as MLQFSAKHFDIWENDEMKNEVYDLVTIFKALAEPSRIRIVLALSQGEYCICHLTELLQLSPSTVSKHLSILRQAGLIETRKDGKWVRCFLSGNEASPTSREALAWVINFAGKSEQARKDARLLKEICKRSKACENQGKSSVNSKSNLQPTQKEVISDEK; from the coding sequence ATGTTACAATTCTCCGCAAAACATTTCGATATTTGGGAAAACGACGAAATGAAAAACGAAGTATACGACCTGGTAACCATCTTCAAAGCACTTGCTGAACCAAGCCGCATTCGCATTGTTCTGGCTTTGAGCCAGGGAGAATACTGCATCTGTCATCTCACAGAGCTTCTGCAGCTCTCCCCTTCCACGGTTTCCAAACACTTATCCATCCTCAGGCAGGCCGGCCTGATTGAAACCCGGAAAGATGGGAAATGGGTTCGCTGTTTCCTTTCGGGAAATGAAGCTTCCCCTACATCGAGGGAAGCCCTGGCGTGGGTCATCAACTTTGCTGGAAAAAGCGAGCAAGCCCGAAAGGACGCCCGTCTTCTAAAAGAAATATGCAAAAGAAGCAAAGCCTGTGAAAATCAGGGCAAGTCAAGCGTCAATTCTAAAAGCAATCTCCAACCCACTCAAAAAGAGGTGATTTCCGATGAAAAATAA
- a CDS encoding crossover junction endodeoxyribonuclease RuvC — translation MRILSLDPGTRNCGYAVFEESKLLCAGCIRTNPPVYAGLLERVSALCGEYTPEVAVVEGAFQRSRYANPHIEAVGIIKAVLEQRGVKRATYAPSTWKKLLLGNGRAKKQEVMRFLSERGYSAKNTHEADAVALALTYLGEVAGSG, via the coding sequence GTGCGCATTTTGAGCCTTGACCCGGGAACTCGCAACTGCGGTTATGCGGTTTTTGAGGAGAGTAAGCTCCTTTGCGCAGGCTGTATAAGGACTAATCCACCGGTGTATGCTGGACTTTTAGAGCGTGTTTCTGCTTTGTGCGGAGAATACACGCCAGAGGTTGCGGTAGTCGAGGGTGCTTTTCAGCGCTCTCGATACGCAAACCCACACATTGAAGCCGTAGGCATTATCAAGGCGGTGCTGGAGCAAAGAGGAGTAAAGAGAGCAACCTATGCGCCCTCTACCTGGAAAAAGCTCCTGCTTGGAAACGGCAGGGCGAAAAAACAGGAAGTGATGCGCTTTTTGAGCGAAAGGGGTTACAGCGCAAAGAACACTCACGAAGCCGACGCAGTGGCACTGGCACTTACCTACCTTGGGGAGGTTGCAGGAAGTGGATGA
- a CDS encoding ArsR/SmtB family transcription factor gives MKNEVYDLVTIFKALAEPSRIRIVLALSQGEYCICHLTELLQLSPSTVSKHLSILRQAGLIETRKDGKWVRCFLSGNEASPTSREALAWVINFAGKSEQARKDARLLKEICKRSKACENQGKSSVNSKSNLQPTQKEVISDEK, from the coding sequence ATGAAAAACGAAGTATACGACCTGGTAACCATCTTCAAAGCACTTGCTGAACCAAGCCGCATTCGCATTGTTCTGGCTTTGAGCCAGGGAGAATACTGCATCTGTCATCTCACAGAGCTTCTGCAGCTCTCCCCTTCCACGGTTTCCAAACACTTATCCATCCTCAGGCAGGCCGGCCTGATTGAAACCCGGAAAGATGGGAAATGGGTTCGCTGTTTCCTTTCGGGAAATGAAGCTTCCCCTACATCGAGGGAAGCCCTGGCGTGGGTCATCAACTTTGCTGGAAAAAGCGAGCAAGCCCGAAAGGACGCCCGTCTTCTAAAAGAAATATGCAAAAGAAGCAAAGCCTGTGAAAATCAGGGCAAGTCAAGCGTCAATTCTAAAAGCAATCTCCAACCCACTCAAAAAGAGGTGATTTCCGATGAAAAATAA
- a CDS encoding LacI family DNA-binding transcriptional regulator, translating into MVTIAEIARLAGVSKTTVSNVLNGKTNQVSEETRKKVLKIIEESGYFPHQAARALKSKRTRTIGLLFPHMPLRLLSNSFFFPGFLTGVAEACEEFSYQLLVTTSFKNCDTDFHYERLLKTRSVDGLIVSDIFHHDSRFAVLKKASIPFVSIGKPEGGEIEEIYWVDHNQEKIAERAVDYLIGLGHRDIAFIGLSLKRVYTAQRLRGYQRALRKAGLPFREELILCEEMWHEEAERKIKAFLRKLSSFTAIFSIGGNLTLDCLRVLEGLGLSVPGDVSLLGNIEVEGKRFLGINLSGVRTYPRKLGYETAKNLINLIEDKPAPKSLVLEADLVEGESCRRIG; encoded by the coding sequence GTGGTAACCATAGCTGAAATTGCCAGATTAGCAGGAGTATCCAAAACCACAGTCTCCAATGTACTCAACGGGAAGACGAACCAGGTGAGCGAAGAAACCAGAAAGAAAGTCCTCAAAATCATCGAAGAGTCCGGGTATTTTCCCCATCAGGCAGCCCGGGCATTAAAGTCGAAGCGCACCCGGACCATTGGGCTCCTTTTTCCACACATGCCCCTGCGCCTTTTATCTAATTCCTTTTTCTTTCCAGGTTTTTTGACCGGGGTGGCTGAGGCCTGTGAGGAGTTTAGCTACCAGCTCCTGGTTACCACCAGTTTCAAAAACTGCGATACCGATTTTCACTATGAGCGGCTCCTGAAAACTCGAAGTGTTGACGGCTTAATCGTCAGCGACATTTTTCACCATGACTCCCGCTTTGCAGTGCTCAAGAAAGCCTCAATTCCTTTTGTAAGCATTGGTAAACCAGAAGGCGGGGAGATAGAGGAAATCTACTGGGTGGACCACAACCAGGAGAAAATAGCTGAGAGAGCCGTTGACTACCTAATCGGCTTGGGACATCGGGATATAGCTTTTATTGGTCTTTCCTTGAAGCGGGTTTACACCGCGCAGAGGTTGCGGGGTTACCAGAGAGCGCTCAGGAAAGCCGGCCTTCCTTTCCGGGAAGAGCTTATCCTTTGTGAAGAGATGTGGCACGAAGAAGCAGAACGCAAAATCAAGGCCTTTTTACGGAAACTTTCTTCTTTCACGGCTATTTTCTCAATCGGCGGCAACCTTACCCTCGACTGTTTGCGGGTGCTTGAAGGGCTGGGGCTTTCCGTGCCTGGGGATGTCTCGCTCCTTGGAAACATTGAGGTTGAAGGAAAGAGGTTCTTAGGGATTAACCTTTCCGGGGTGAGGACCTATCCCAGAAAGCTGGGCTACGAGACGGCGAAAAACCTTATTAACCTTATCGAAGACAAACCAGCCCCAAAAAGCCTGGTATTGGAAGCCGACCTGGTAGAAGGTGAATCCTGCAGGAGGATTGGGTAG